Proteins encoded together in one Janthinobacterium tructae window:
- a CDS encoding DUF2461 domain-containing protein encodes MHVRDLTQFLRELSDNNNRPWFVMNKPRYDILREEFLALVTSLIAELGKFDPAVKYCNPKKAMFRINRDVRFAHDKSPYKTRFSAAIAPNDMRRPSKAGGPTYYLQIDGQGNLLFGAGEYMPPPGRLKALREHMVNDAPGFSKVLKNKRLKARFGTIQNEGKLQRPPKGFDADAEHIEFIKLKSFFVWTEVPLPVNEPEKLLPTLAQGLQDAWPLVEWMRGAKEPEEVPE; translated from the coding sequence ATGCATGTGCGTGATTTGACCCAATTTTTACGTGAACTGAGCGACAACAACAACCGTCCCTGGTTTGTCATGAACAAGCCCCGCTACGACATCCTGCGCGAGGAATTCCTCGCGCTGGTGACGTCACTCATTGCTGAACTCGGCAAGTTCGACCCGGCCGTGAAATACTGCAATCCGAAGAAGGCCATGTTCCGCATCAACCGCGACGTGCGTTTCGCACACGACAAGAGCCCGTATAAAACGCGGTTTTCGGCGGCCATCGCGCCGAACGACATGCGCCGCCCCAGCAAGGCGGGCGGCCCCACGTATTATCTGCAGATCGATGGCCAGGGCAATTTGCTGTTCGGTGCCGGCGAATACATGCCGCCGCCTGGCCGCCTGAAGGCGCTGCGCGAACACATGGTCAACGACGCGCCAGGTTTTTCCAAAGTGCTGAAAAATAAGCGCTTGAAGGCCCGTTTCGGCACCATCCAGAACGAGGGCAAGTTGCAGCGCCCGCCCAAGGGGTTTGACGCGGATGCTGAACATATCGAATTCATCAAGCTCAAAAGCTTTTTTGTCTGGACCGAAGTACCGCTGCCCGTCAACGAACCGGAAAAACTGCTGCCGACCCTGGCGCAAGGCTTGCAGGATGCGTGGCCGCTGGTCGAGTGGATGCGCGGCGCGAAAGAGCCGGAGGAAGTCCCCGAGTAA
- a CDS encoding cupin domain-containing protein, which translates to MMALEHASSGQVIEVLRRDGGDLSQFSAIALARTDELELIRMCMPKGKTMPEHHVLGEITLLCLQGQVAVTAHGGEQVLGPGQMLYLHGGQAHALEAREDSLVLLTILMAKAGR; encoded by the coding sequence ATGATGGCGCTGGAGCACGCAAGTTCAGGACAGGTGATCGAGGTACTGCGCAGGGATGGCGGCGACCTGTCGCAGTTTTCCGCCATTGCGCTGGCCAGGACGGACGAACTGGAATTGATCCGCATGTGCATGCCCAAGGGCAAGACCATGCCCGAGCATCATGTGCTCGGTGAAATCACCTTGCTGTGCCTGCAAGGGCAGGTGGCGGTGACGGCGCATGGCGGAGAGCAGGTGCTGGGGCCGGGGCAGATGCTGTATCTGCACGGCGGACAGGCGCATGCGCTGGAAGCGCGCGAAGACAGTCTGGTGCTGCTGACGATATTGATGGCCAAGGCAGGGCGTTAA
- a CDS encoding NAD(P)H-dependent glycerol-3-phosphate dehydrogenase yields MQVSPEVTPDMIPAARKITILGAGAWGTAVAMALAGRHDVLLWGRNGAAMAAIAASGENSYLPGFPLPPQLRISADFDAAVAHASGEHGLLIAACPVAGLRPMLQQLKDKAIGNLVWLCKGFEGGTGLLPHQIVQEVLGDKIPGGALSGPSFAQEVARGLPCALTIASHSAALRGAVVSALHGGTIRVYASEDLVGVEVGGAVKNVLAIATGVADGLGLGLNARAALITRGLAEITRLGTALGGQTETFMGLTGMGDLILTCTGDLSRNRRVGLGLAQGKALATIVAELGHVAEGVPCAKAVRELARRMGVDMPITNAVAGVLFDGDLPHVMVQQLLSRDPRAEVA; encoded by the coding sequence ATGCAAGTTTCTCCTGAAGTCACTCCCGATATGATTCCCGCCGCCCGCAAGATCACCATCCTGGGCGCCGGCGCCTGGGGCACGGCCGTGGCCATGGCCCTGGCCGGCCGCCACGACGTGCTGCTGTGGGGCCGCAACGGCGCGGCCATGGCCGCCATAGCCGCCAGCGGCGAAAACAGCTATCTACCCGGTTTCCCTTTGCCGCCGCAACTGCGCATCAGCGCCGATTTCGACGCCGCCGTCGCGCATGCCAGCGGCGAACACGGCCTCTTGATCGCCGCCTGCCCCGTGGCGGGCCTGCGGCCGATGCTGCAGCAACTGAAAGACAAGGCCATCGGCAACCTGGTGTGGCTGTGTAAAGGCTTTGAAGGCGGCACGGGCCTGCTGCCGCACCAGATCGTGCAGGAAGTGCTGGGTGACAAGATCCCCGGCGGCGCCCTGTCCGGCCCCTCGTTCGCACAGGAAGTGGCGCGCGGCCTGCCGTGCGCGCTGACCATCGCCTCGCACAGTGCCGCCTTGCGCGGCGCCGTCGTCTCGGCTTTACATGGCGGCACCATCCGCGTGTATGCGAGCGAAGACCTGGTGGGCGTGGAAGTGGGCGGCGCCGTCAAGAATGTGCTGGCCATTGCCACCGGCGTGGCCGACGGCCTGGGCCTGGGCCTGAATGCACGCGCCGCGCTGATCACGCGTGGCCTGGCGGAAATCACGCGCCTGGGCACGGCCCTCGGTGGCCAGACGGAAACGTTCATGGGGCTGACGGGCATGGGCGACTTGATTCTCACCTGCACGGGCGACCTGTCGCGCAACCGCCGGGTCGGCCTGGGTCTGGCGCAAGGCAAGGCGCTGGCCACCATCGTGGCCGAACTCGGTCATGTGGCCGAAGGCGTGCCGTGCGCCAAGGCCGTGCGCGAACTGGCGCGCCGCATGGGCGTCGACATGCCGATCACCAACGCGGTGGCCGGCGTGCTGTTCGATGGCGATTTGCCGCACGTGATGGTGCAGCAACTGCTGTCGCGCGATCCGCGCGCCGAGGTGGCCTGA
- a CDS encoding SH3 domain-containing protein, whose protein sequence is MLKSALLSKFRWIAGAVLLLATAASHAVDFKTVGANPVILYDAPSAKGGKLYVAPRGMPLEVVLSYGEWVKVRDASGEMAWTEAKGLSAKRNVVARAANLKVRASPDDTASAIILVDKGVLLEMSEQPSSGWVKVRHKDGQNGYVKTSEVWGL, encoded by the coding sequence ATGTTGAAAAGTGCGCTCTTGAGCAAGTTCCGCTGGATCGCCGGCGCCGTGCTGCTGCTGGCCACCGCCGCCAGCCACGCCGTCGATTTCAAAACGGTGGGAGCAAACCCCGTGATCCTGTACGACGCGCCGTCCGCCAAGGGCGGCAAGCTGTACGTGGCGCCACGCGGCATGCCGCTGGAAGTCGTGCTCAGCTACGGCGAATGGGTCAAGGTACGCGACGCCAGCGGCGAAATGGCCTGGACCGAAGCCAAGGGCCTGTCGGCCAAGCGCAACGTCGTGGCGCGCGCCGCGAACCTCAAGGTTCGCGCCAGCCCCGATGACACCGCCTCCGCCATCATCCTCGTCGACAAGGGCGTGCTGCTGGAAATGAGCGAGCAACCGAGTTCCGGCTGGGTCAAGGTGCGCCACAAGGATGGCCAGAACGGCTACGTCAAGACCAGCGAAGTGTGGGGCTTGTAA
- the secB gene encoding protein-export chaperone SecB: MSDENLQPVFQIQRVYLKDMSLEQPNSPAIFLEQEAPAIEVALDVGAAPLADGIFEATVTITVTAKVGDKVAFLVEGKQAGIFEARNIPADQLDPLLGIGCPNIIYPYLRANIADVITRAGFPPVHLAEINFEVFYQQRLQAIADAAAAAPAASETH; encoded by the coding sequence ATGTCTGACGAAAACCTGCAACCAGTCTTCCAAATCCAACGCGTCTACCTGAAAGACATGTCGCTGGAACAACCAAATTCCCCAGCTATTTTCCTGGAACAAGAAGCACCAGCGATCGAAGTGGCTCTGGACGTGGGCGCGGCGCCTCTGGCCGACGGCATCTTTGAAGCCACCGTGACCATCACCGTGACCGCCAAAGTCGGCGATAAAGTCGCTTTCCTGGTTGAAGGCAAGCAAGCTGGTATCTTCGAAGCACGCAACATTCCTGCCGATCAACTCGATCCGCTGCTGGGAATCGGCTGCCCGAACATCATCTACCCTTACCTGCGCGCCAACATCGCCGACGTGATCACCCGTGCCGGCTTCCCGCCAGTGCACCTGGCCGAGATCAACTTCGAAGTGTTCTACCAACAACGTCTGCAAGCTATTGCTGACGCCGCTGCAGCAGCGCCAGCAGCCAGCGAAACGCACTAA
- the grxC gene encoding glutaredoxin 3, with the protein MTVPVIVYSTAVCPYCVRAERLLEAKGVTVQKIRVDLDPEERIKMMERTGRRTVPQIYVGETHVGGFDDLYALDQAGKLDPLLNGTAA; encoded by the coding sequence ATGACTGTCCCAGTAATTGTGTATAGCACCGCCGTGTGCCCGTATTGCGTGCGCGCCGAGCGCCTGTTGGAAGCCAAGGGCGTGACCGTGCAAAAGATCCGCGTCGACCTCGACCCGGAAGAGCGCATCAAGATGATGGAACGCACGGGCCGCCGCACGGTGCCGCAAATCTATGTGGGCGAAACCCACGTGGGCGGATTCGACGATTTGTATGCGCTCGATCAAGCCGGCAAGCTGGACCCCTTGTTAAATGGCACGGCAGCCTGA
- a CDS encoding rhodanese-like domain-containing protein, with protein sequence MKFIIDHIFLFAIVIISGGALLWPLLSMRGKRATVLEVTQLINRGKTIIVDVRSAEEFATGHLPDAKNMPLPELAKRLGELEKFKTRPIVVVCQKGSRSATAVGLLGKAGFAEATSLEGGIDEWKKQGLPLKTLSLAK encoded by the coding sequence GTGAAATTCATTATCGACCACATTTTTCTGTTTGCCATCGTCATTATTTCCGGCGGCGCCCTCCTCTGGCCACTGCTGTCGATGCGCGGCAAACGCGCGACCGTGCTGGAAGTCACGCAACTGATCAACCGCGGCAAGACCATCATTGTCGACGTGCGCAGCGCGGAAGAATTCGCCACGGGCCACTTGCCTGACGCAAAAAATATGCCGCTGCCGGAACTGGCAAAACGCCTGGGCGAGCTGGAAAAATTCAAAACGCGCCCCATTGTAGTGGTTTGCCAGAAAGGTTCGCGTTCGGCAACGGCCGTCGGCCTGCTGGGCAAAGCTGGTTTCGCCGAGGCAACGAGCCTGGAAGGCGGCATCGACGAATGGAAAAAGCAGGGTTTGCCATTGAAAACCTTGTCGCTGGCCAAGTAA
- the gpmA gene encoding 2,3-diphosphoglycerate-dependent phosphoglycerate mutase: MYKIVFMRHGESTWNLDNRFTGWTDVDLTEKGVNEARAAGQILKQEGFTFDVAYTSVLKRAIRTLWLALDEMDMMYLPIKNDWRLNERHYGALQGLDKGETAAKYGDEQVLVWRRSYDTPPPPLEANDDRASFNDPRYAGLPKASIPLTECLKDTVARVMPSWDEEIAPAIRAGKKIIISAHGNSLRALIKMLDGISDSDIVGLNIPNGQPLVYELDADLKPIRHYYLGDPAAIAAAQAAVANQGKAK; the protein is encoded by the coding sequence ATGTACAAAATCGTTTTCATGCGTCACGGCGAGTCCACCTGGAATCTCGATAACCGCTTCACCGGCTGGACCGACGTCGATCTGACGGAAAAGGGCGTCAACGAAGCCAGGGCCGCCGGCCAGATCCTCAAGCAGGAAGGTTTTACGTTCGACGTGGCCTACACTTCCGTCCTGAAGCGCGCCATTCGCACCCTGTGGCTGGCGCTCGACGAGATGGACATGATGTATCTGCCCATCAAGAACGACTGGCGCTTGAACGAGCGTCACTACGGCGCCCTGCAAGGCCTGGACAAGGGCGAGACAGCCGCCAAGTATGGCGACGAGCAAGTACTGGTGTGGCGCCGCAGCTACGACACGCCGCCGCCGCCGCTGGAAGCGAACGATGACCGCGCCTCGTTCAACGATCCGCGCTACGCCGGTTTGCCGAAAGCGTCGATTCCGCTGACCGAATGCCTGAAAGACACCGTGGCGCGCGTGATGCCGTCCTGGGACGAGGAAATCGCCCCGGCCATTCGTGCCGGCAAGAAAATCATCATCTCGGCCCACGGCAACAGCCTGCGCGCGCTGATCAAGATGCTCGATGGCATCAGCGACAGCGATATCGTCGGCCTGAACATCCCGAACGGCCAGCCGCTCGTGTATGAACTGGACGCCGACCTGAAACCGATCCGTCATTACTACCTGGGCGACCCGGCAGCGATTGCGGCAGCGCAAGCGGCCGTGGCGAACCAAGGGAAGGCCAAGTAA
- a CDS encoding murein hydrolase activator EnvC family protein: protein MLCAALLLSSGAAQGAKPTERSKQKAAAEAQRAGLQQKLTALKRDISRTESAKDDAADTLAESEEAISNANRALRDLAQEQSATGVKLNALGQEHQQLTATVEKQKAQLSKLLREQYVAGNEDRIKLLLSGDNPNRINRDLQLMAYVSQAQARLLDALRANLLAVEKNQADVQNAKDELEEIAQEERDQKALLVQEKARRAALLTSLSQRLVAQRKEVGNVERDEQRMGNLVDKLAKLIEEQAAAAAAEKKRQQLLAEQRAAAKAAADARIAAEKRERLLAARAKAAQAQAERERLAKEQQNKSGKIKPQTPPAPPVKLEPIDDDEPPQVAKVTPKPEPKPEPEPERPSLGPAAPAGAFASLKGQLRAPVAGKIAARFGSKRGDGPSWKGVFIRTGEGSEVHAIAGGRVVFSDWLRGFGNLIIVDHGGQYMSIYGNNQSLLKRVGDAVKGGDAIASAGNSGGNEESGLYFELRHQGRAFDPATWVKF from the coding sequence ATGCTGTGCGCAGCGCTGCTGTTGTCGAGCGGTGCCGCACAGGGTGCCAAGCCCACCGAACGCAGCAAGCAGAAAGCGGCCGCGGAAGCACAACGTGCTGGATTACAACAAAAGCTGACGGCGCTCAAGCGCGACATCAGCCGCACGGAAAGCGCCAAGGATGACGCGGCAGATACCCTGGCCGAGTCGGAAGAGGCCATTTCCAACGCCAACCGCGCCTTGCGCGACCTGGCGCAAGAGCAAAGCGCGACGGGCGTGAAACTCAATGCGCTGGGGCAAGAGCACCAGCAGCTGACGGCCACCGTCGAAAAACAAAAAGCGCAGCTGTCCAAATTGCTGCGTGAACAATATGTTGCCGGCAACGAAGACCGCATCAAGCTGCTCTTGTCGGGCGACAATCCGAACCGCATCAACCGCGACTTGCAATTGATGGCCTATGTGTCGCAGGCGCAGGCGCGCCTGCTCGACGCCTTGCGCGCCAACTTGCTGGCGGTGGAGAAAAACCAGGCTGACGTGCAGAACGCCAAGGATGAACTGGAAGAAATCGCGCAGGAAGAGCGCGACCAGAAGGCCCTGCTGGTGCAAGAGAAGGCGCGCCGCGCCGCCTTGCTGACGAGCCTGTCGCAGCGCCTGGTGGCGCAGCGCAAGGAAGTGGGCAATGTCGAGCGCGACGAACAGCGCATGGGCAACCTGGTCGACAAGCTGGCGAAACTGATCGAAGAGCAGGCTGCCGCCGCCGCGGCTGAAAAGAAACGCCAGCAATTGCTGGCCGAGCAGCGCGCCGCCGCCAAGGCCGCCGCTGATGCCAGGATCGCGGCGGAAAAACGCGAACGCTTGCTGGCCGCGCGCGCCAAGGCCGCCCAGGCGCAGGCCGAACGCGAACGCCTGGCGAAAGAACAACAAAACAAATCGGGCAAGATCAAGCCGCAAACGCCGCCAGCGCCGCCCGTGAAACTGGAACCGATCGACGACGACGAGCCGCCGCAGGTGGCCAAGGTGACACCGAAGCCGGAACCCAAGCCGGAGCCGGAGCCGGAACGCCCAAGCCTGGGCCCGGCCGCGCCGGCCGGCGCCTTTGCCAGCCTGAAAGGGCAGCTGCGCGCCCCCGTGGCGGGCAAGATCGCCGCCCGCTTCGGCAGCAAGCGTGGTGACGGCCCCAGCTGGAAGGGCGTGTTCATCCGCACCGGCGAAGGCAGCGAGGTCCACGCCATCGCCGGCGGCCGGGTCGTGTTTTCCGACTGGCTGCGCGGCTTCGGCAATTTGATCATCGTCGACCATGGCGGCCAGTACATGAGTATTTATGGCAATAACCAATCCTTGCTGAAACGCGTGGGCGATGCCGTCAAGGGCGGCGACGCCATTGCCAGCGCGGGCAACAGCGGCGGCAACGAGGAATCAGGGCTATACTTTGAATTGCGTCATCAGGGCCGCGCCTTCGATCCAGCCACCTGGGTGAAGTTTTAA
- a CDS encoding S41 family peptidase translates to MGIKVKSIGLIGLGVLAGIGMSLQFPAVAQKITNAPLPLDELRQLSDVFGLIKSDYVEKVEDKKLLTEAISGMVSSLDPHSVYLDKNAFKEMRESVQGKFVGIGIEVSMEDGYVKVVSPIEDSPAAKAGILAGDLITRLDNIPLKGLQLEDVIKKMRGQPGSKLVLTMSRKGESRPLVFPIVREEIRVQSVKAKMVAPGYAWLRIAQFQEPTVDDMVKKINALYAQDPKLKGLVLDLRNDPGGVVPGAIGVATAFLPGNSVIVSTKGQLPESKQVFYGRREFYAPPGAKADPLAKLPAALKTVPLVVLVNAGSASASEIVAGALQDYQRATVIGTQTFGKGSVQTLRQITADTAVKLTTARYYTPKGRAIQARGIVPDLLVDETAEGDGWNSLRIREADLEKHLSSNDGKPEAAKPTMEGRQDQLEEEQRLIATAKKRKPLEYGAKDDFQLQQALNHFQGLPVQLAKVDPKAEKIGAKPEIASDIKADDKKIPVQKP, encoded by the coding sequence ATGGGTATCAAAGTCAAAAGTATCGGCCTGATCGGTCTGGGCGTGCTGGCCGGCATCGGCATGTCGCTGCAGTTCCCGGCCGTGGCGCAGAAAATCACGAATGCCCCGCTGCCGCTCGACGAGCTGCGCCAGCTGTCCGACGTCTTCGGCCTGATCAAGTCCGATTATGTCGAGAAGGTGGAAGACAAGAAACTCCTGACGGAAGCCATTTCCGGCATGGTCTCGTCGCTGGACCCGCATTCCGTCTACCTCGATAAAAATGCCTTCAAGGAAATGCGCGAAAGCGTGCAAGGCAAGTTTGTCGGCATCGGCATCGAAGTGAGCATGGAAGACGGCTACGTGAAAGTCGTCTCGCCCATCGAGGACAGCCCGGCCGCCAAGGCCGGCATCCTGGCCGGTGACCTGATCACCCGCCTCGACAATATCCCGCTGAAGGGCTTGCAGCTGGAGGACGTCATCAAGAAGATGCGCGGCCAGCCCGGCAGCAAGCTGGTGCTGACCATGTCGCGCAAGGGCGAAAGCCGCCCGCTGGTGTTCCCCATCGTGCGCGAGGAAATCCGCGTGCAAAGCGTGAAGGCCAAGATGGTCGCGCCCGGTTATGCCTGGCTGCGCATCGCCCAGTTTCAGGAACCGACCGTCGATGACATGGTCAAAAAGATCAACGCGCTGTATGCGCAAGACCCCAAGCTCAAGGGCCTGGTGCTGGACTTGCGCAACGATCCCGGTGGCGTCGTGCCGGGCGCTATCGGTGTGGCGACAGCATTTCTTCCGGGTAATTCCGTGATCGTTTCCACCAAGGGCCAGTTGCCGGAGTCGAAGCAAGTGTTTTATGGCCGCCGCGAATTCTATGCGCCGCCGGGCGCCAAGGCTGACCCGCTGGCCAAGCTGCCGGCCGCGCTGAAAACCGTGCCGCTGGTGGTGCTGGTCAATGCCGGTTCCGCTTCCGCCTCGGAAATCGTCGCCGGCGCCTTGCAGGATTACCAGCGCGCCACCGTCATCGGCACGCAAACGTTCGGCAAGGGTTCCGTACAAACCTTGCGCCAGATCACGGCCGATACGGCCGTCAAGCTGACGACGGCCCGCTACTACACGCCAAAAGGCCGGGCCATCCAGGCGCGCGGCATCGTGCCCGACTTGCTGGTCGATGAAACGGCCGAAGGCGATGGCTGGAACAGCCTGCGCATTCGCGAGGCTGACCTGGAAAAACACTTGAGCAGCAACGACGGCAAGCCGGAAGCGGCCAAGCCGACGATGGAAGGCAGACAGGATCAATTGGAAGAAGAGCAGCGCCTGATCGCCACGGCGAAAAAGCGCAAGCCGCTCGAATATGGCGCCAAGGATGATTTCCAGTTGCAGCAAGCCTTGAACCACTTCCAGGGCTTGCCGGTGCAGCTGGCCAAGGTGGACCCGAAGGCGGAGAAGATCGGCGCCAAGCCGGAAATTGCTTCCGACATCAAGGCCGATGACAAAAAGATTCCTGTGCAAAAACCGTAG
- a CDS encoding HesA/MoeB/ThiF family protein, which yields MNDAQLLRYSRHILLDQIGIEGQQALLDAHVLVIGAGGLGSPAAMYLAASGVGKLTLVDDDTVDLTNLQRQIAHTTQRVGQPKVLSARETLTGINPEIAIVALQERLDGTRLAELVLSATAVLDCTDNFATRHAVNRACVAAKVPLVSGAVIRFDGQVSVFDPRTGTQPCYSCLFPQEQQFTDEACSSMGVFAPLVGVVGAMQAAEALKLIMGVGVSLAGRLLLLDGLHMEWSSMRVARDPGCAVCGVVVLPL from the coding sequence ATGAACGACGCCCAACTGCTGCGCTATTCGCGCCATATCCTGCTTGATCAGATCGGCATCGAAGGCCAGCAAGCCTTGCTCGATGCGCATGTGCTGGTGATCGGCGCGGGCGGGCTCGGCTCGCCGGCCGCCATGTATCTGGCCGCCAGCGGCGTCGGCAAGCTGACCCTGGTCGATGACGATACGGTCGATCTGACCAATCTGCAGCGCCAGATCGCCCACACTACACAGCGCGTGGGCCAGCCGAAAGTGCTGTCGGCGCGCGAAACCTTGACCGGCATCAATCCCGAGATAGCCATCGTCGCCTTGCAAGAGCGCCTCGATGGCACGCGCCTGGCTGAACTGGTCTTGTCCGCCACGGCGGTGCTCGACTGCACCGACAACTTCGCCACGCGCCACGCCGTCAACCGCGCCTGCGTGGCGGCCAAGGTGCCGCTGGTGTCGGGCGCCGTCATCCGTTTCGACGGGCAAGTGAGCGTGTTCGACCCGCGCACGGGCACGCAGCCCTGTTATTCCTGCCTGTTTCCGCAAGAACAGCAGTTCACGGACGAGGCGTGCTCGAGCATGGGCGTGTTCGCGCCGCTGGTGGGCGTGGTGGGCGCCATGCAGGCGGCCGAAGCGCTGAAACTCATCATGGGCGTGGGTGTATCCCTGGCGGGACGGCTGCTGCTGCTCGACGGTTTGCACATGGAATGGAGCAGCATGCGCGTCGCGCGCGACCCCGGCTGCGCCGTTTGCGGTGTAGTGGTCTTGCCGCTCTGA
- the gspG gene encoding type II secretion system major pseudopilin GspG has product MQNAANHPIRQRRARGFTLIEIMVVVVIMGILASLVVPKLIARTGESKVAAAKVDIATVMQALKLYRLDNQRYPTTEQGLRALVEKPTTGPAANGWKAGGYLEKMPKDPWGNPYQFLSPGVKGEVDLISLGADGQPGGSGDDADIGSWEL; this is encoded by the coding sequence ATGCAAAACGCAGCAAACCATCCGATACGCCAGCGCCGCGCGCGCGGCTTCACTTTGATCGAAATCATGGTCGTGGTGGTGATCATGGGCATCCTCGCTTCGCTGGTGGTGCCCAAGCTGATCGCCCGCACGGGCGAGTCGAAAGTGGCGGCGGCGAAAGTCGACATCGCCACCGTGATGCAAGCCTTGAAACTGTATCGCCTGGATAACCAGCGCTACCCGACCACCGAACAGGGCCTGCGTGCTCTGGTCGAGAAGCCGACCACGGGTCCGGCCGCGAATGGCTGGAAGGCGGGCGGCTACCTGGAAAAGATGCCGAAAGATCCGTGGGGCAATCCATACCAGTTCCTGTCACCGGGCGTGAAAGGCGAAGTCGACCTGATTTCGCTGGGGGCCGACGGCCAGCCTGGCGGTAGCGGCGACGATGCCGATATCGGCTCCTGGGAACTGTAA
- the gspH gene encoding type II secretion system minor pseudopilin GspH, which produces MPAMTTGLRQRGFTLIELLVVMVIIGVTLGLVSLNAMPNGQQALQKEAERIALLLQLARDEAIVRSRQVAFEADDNQYRFLVLNEKLWQPVTQDDLLRERSFSNTPMLLSVQPSNSVAQPLRIIFGREPVDKPFVLTLASGERSVAIRADGIGHFTVEQ; this is translated from the coding sequence ATGCCTGCCATGACCACCGGTCTGCGCCAGCGCGGCTTCACGCTGATCGAATTGCTGGTGGTGATGGTCATCATCGGGGTGACCCTGGGCCTGGTGTCGCTGAACGCCATGCCGAATGGCCAGCAAGCGCTGCAAAAGGAAGCCGAGCGCATCGCCCTGCTGCTGCAGCTGGCACGCGATGAAGCCATCGTGCGCAGCCGGCAAGTGGCGTTCGAGGCGGACGACAATCAATACCGTTTCCTGGTCCTCAATGAAAAGCTGTGGCAACCCGTGACGCAGGATGATTTGCTGCGCGAGCGCAGCTTCAGCAATACGCCCATGCTGCTCAGCGTACAGCCGTCGAACAGCGTGGCTCAGCCGCTGCGCATCATCTTCGGCCGCGAACCGGTCGACAAGCCTTTCGTGCTGACCCTGGCCAGCGGCGAGCGCAGCGTGGCCATCCGCGCCGATGGCATCGGCCACTTCACGGTCGAGCAATGA
- the gspI gene encoding type II secretion system minor pseudopilin GspI → MMRLPRHGRQRGFTLLEVLVALVIVGTALGASLRAVGSLTQNSDGLRSAMMATWSAENHLVRLRLAKTFPQTGKRTVDCPQGDLKLICEEEVVATPNPRIRQVRVNVYDVQYPARRIVRLVLLAFND, encoded by the coding sequence ATGATGCGGCTTCCACGTCATGGCCGCCAGCGCGGCTTCACTTTGCTGGAAGTCCTGGTCGCCCTCGTCATCGTCGGCACGGCCCTGGGCGCGTCCTTGCGCGCCGTCGGCAGCCTGACGCAGAACAGCGACGGCTTGCGCAGCGCCATGATGGCAACCTGGTCGGCGGAAAACCATTTGGTGCGCCTGCGCCTGGCGAAAACCTTCCCGCAGACGGGCAAGCGCACGGTCGACTGCCCGCAGGGCGATTTGAAACTGATCTGCGAGGAGGAAGTGGTGGCCACGCCGAATCCCCGCATCCGGCAAGTGCGCGTCAATGTGTACGACGTGCAATACCCGGCCCGGCGCATCGTGCGCCTGGTCTTGCTGGCGTTCAACGACTGA
- a CDS encoding PulJ/GspJ family protein: MARRNHSAGGFTLIELLVAIGILAMVAVLGWRGLDSIMRSREVLTGQLEQARGMQLAFAQMQSDCDHLAGAGQSNTLLNGRLNLSAENDRLTLVRLAASEQEPQQLQVVTYRLRGGVLTRRESNGTRDLAVLDTLWQAARDDTDTSNADVALMHGVDSMVMRGWSNGAWNVLTAGATISTQVPGLEVTLQMPGQDAGLSKVFLLGPG; the protein is encoded by the coding sequence ATGGCGCGCCGCAATCACTCCGCCGGCGGTTTTACCTTGATCGAGCTGCTCGTGGCGATCGGCATCCTGGCCATGGTCGCTGTGCTGGGCTGGCGCGGCCTGGACAGCATCATGCGCTCGCGTGAAGTGCTGACCGGCCAGCTGGAACAGGCGCGCGGCATGCAACTGGCGTTTGCCCAGATGCAAAGCGATTGCGACCATCTGGCTGGTGCCGGCCAGAGCAATACCCTGCTGAATGGCCGCCTGAACTTGTCGGCGGAAAATGACCGCCTGACCCTGGTGCGCCTGGCCGCATCGGAACAGGAGCCGCAACAGTTGCAAGTGGTCACTTACCGTCTGCGTGGCGGCGTGCTGACGCGGCGCGAGTCGAACGGCACGCGCGACCTGGCCGTGCTCGACACCCTGTGGCAGGCGGCGCGCGACGATACCGATACCTCCAACGCCGACGTGGCCCTGATGCATGGCGTCGACAGCATGGTCATGCGCGGCTGGAGCAATGGCGCCTGGAACGTGCTGACGGCGGGCGCCACCATCTCCACGCAAGTGCCGGGCCTGGAAGTGACCCTGCAAATGCCGGGCCAGGATGCGGGCCTGTCCAAAGTTTTCTTGTTGGGGCCGGGATGA